Below is a genomic region from Ruania alba.
GGCTCACCAGCAGCGCCCGGCCACTCGCTGAGCCCGCTGGCCCGGCCAGTGTCCAGATCACAATTGGTTACCAGGGCGCCGTAACCGGGCACACACAGCTGCCCGCCGTGGGTGTGCCCGGCGAAGATCATGCCGCACCCGTCCGCGTGCATCGCGTTCAGCACCCGCTGGTACGGCGCGTGCGCCACGCCCAGGCGCACGACGGCGTCCCCACCGGATGCACCGCCGTCGGCAGCGGGGAAGCGGTCCCGATCCAGGTGGGGGTCATCAACACCGACGAGTGCGAACGGAACGCCGCGCACCGACAGTGTGTCCCGTCTGTTCGTCAGGTCACGCCACCCGGCCGCGGCGAAGGCTCTGCCCAGCTCACGGCCCGGAAGGTCCTCGGGTGGTGGCCCTTCTGCGTCGGTGCGTCGGGCGTCCCGGAGGAGGTAGCGGGCCGGGTTCTTCATCTGCGGGGCGTAGTAGTCGTTGGAGCCCATCACGAACGCGCCGGGGCGTTCGAGCAGCGGCTCGAGGGCGTGCAGCACGGTGGGCATCGCACGGCGGTGCGCCATATTGTCGCCGGTGTTGATCACCAGGTCCGGCTCGAGTTCGCCCAGCGCCCGCAACCACGCGATGGTGTGGCGCTGACGGGGGAGCAGATGCAGGTCGGAGAGGTGCAGCACCCGGATCTCGGGGGCCGTAGGTGGGAGGACGGGGACGCGCACCTGGCGCACCGTGTAGGCCTTCGCCTCCAGGAGGGACCAGCCGAGCGCGCCGAGCCCGAGGGCGGTGGCCGCGCCGGCCCCGGCCAGAGCAATCCGGGGGAGAGGAGGTGGGGATGGCATCAGAGGTGGGCGGCGTCAGTTGTTGCCGCGGCCGTTCCCGCCGCCATTGTTGCCTCGGTCGCCGTCGTCGTCATCACCGTCGTCGTCGTTACCGCCACCGCCACCGTCACCGCCGTTGTCATTCCCGCCGTCGCCGTCACCGTCATCATTGTTGCCGTTGTTGTCGTCGGGTTCCTCTGTCTCTTCTTCCTCCGGCTCCGGACCGTCACTGATGACCAGCCCGACCGACGAGCCGGGGCGGATCTGGGAACCGGCGCCAGGGCTGGTCCCGATCACGCGGCCGTCCGGCACGCTATCGCTGTAGGCGGTCGCACCCACGTACGTGCTGAACCCGGCCGACCGCAGCGCGTTCTCGGCGTCGACCCGGGTCATCCCGGACACACTCGGCACCGGCTTGCGCTCACCGTAGATCTCCCGGTCGCGGGCCTCCTCGAACTCCTCCACGGCCATCCCGTCGGTGGCTTCGGACATGTAGTCCTGCCAGATCGGGGCGGCGAGGTTGCCGCCGTACCAGAATTCGCGGGTCGTGCCGTTGATGGTCTCCCAGAACATCGACTCGGTTCCCTCGGAGTAGCCCGCCCAGACCGCGGTGGCGAGTTGGGGGACATACCCGACGAACCACGCCGCGGAGTCGTCGTTCGCCGTTCCTGTCTTGCCGGCGATGGGGCGATCGGAGAGCACGGCGTTCTCACCCGTCCCGCCGTCGCTGGCCACTTCCTGCAGGGCGTGGTTCATCGCGTTCGCGACGCGAGGCTCCAGCACCTGGTTGCACTCGGCGTCCGGAACGGGCAGATCTTCGCCGTCCTGGTTCACCACGCGGGTGATGGCGATCGGGGTGCAGTAGGTGCCGCCGGAGGCGTAGGTGGCGAACGCAGCCGCCATGGTCAGCGGTGCTACCTCGTTCGCTCCCAAGGCCATCGACGGCACCACGGCCATCGAGTAGTCGCCGTACGGTTCGTCGTATCCCGGACCGGTGTACGGCTCGCCGGGTTCGACCGTGGCGTGGTGGAAACCCATACGCTGCACCGTGTCAGCAATATCGCACTGATTGAGCTGGTTCGACATATTCGCGAACGCAGTGTTCACCGACTGGCGAGTGGCGTCGAGAACCGTCATCTGCGAGCCGCCCGCATTCTCAATGTTGTTCGGTTCCCACGCTTTGACATCGACGAACTGCGGCAGGCACGTGTTCCAGGAAGAGCGCGGGAAGGACTGGTTGTCGGTACCGTCCACCCGATCGCTCAGCGAGTGGCCGTCGATCAACCACTGGGTGAGCACGAACGCCTTGAACGTCGAACCGGTCTGGAAGCCCTGCGAGCCCCCACGGTTCTGATCGGTGTTGAAGTTCACCTGGGTCGCGCGCGGTTCGTCGTCGGACGGGGTGCCGTAGGGCGTGTTCTGCGCCATCGCGAGGATCCGCCCGGTGCCCGGTTCGATCGTGGATGTTGCCGTCGACACCCCCGAGGGGTCGTCCATCGGGATGTGTTCGGTCAGAGCGTCGACCGCCTCCTGCTGCATCTCCGGGTCGATCGTGGTCTCGATCCGCAACCCGCCGCGCACCAGGAGCTGGTAGCGGTCCGCCTGGGTCTCGCCGAACTCCGGGCTCTGCAGGATCTCGGCCTTGACGTAGTCGCAGAAATAGGCGGAGATCCCTGCGGTGGCGCATCCGTTCGGGGTGTTCTGCACCTCGAGCATGTCCTCGACGGGAGTCTCGACCGCCTCGTCGTACTCCTCCTGAGTGATTTTGCCCTGGTTCAGCATGAGCTGAAGCACTGTGTCCCGGCGGTTCTGTGCGTTCTCCGGGTTCACTGCTGGGTTCCACTTGGCCGGGTTCTGCGTGATCCCGGCAAGCAGGGCCGCCTCGGCCAGCGTCAGCTCGGCCGCGCTGTGCGAGAAGAAGTACCGCGAGGCGGCCTCCACGCCGTACTGGGACGGGCCGAACTGGGCGATGTTCAGGTATCCCTCGAGGATCTCGTCCTTGCTGCGCTGCTGCTCCAGCGCGATCGCCAGCTTCGCCTCGCGGAGCTTGCGCGCAATGGTGGGCGCGGTGGCGGCGGCGATGGCGTCTGCGTCCTCGGCCCGTCGACCGGCCTCGATGAGCACGTTCTTCACGTACTGCTGGGTGAGGGTGGAACCACCCTGGTCGCTCAGGCCGAGCACGTTCTGCACGGCCGCGCGCATGATGCCCTCGGGGTCCACCCCGCCGTGGTCGTAGAAGCGGCGGTCCTCTACCGCCACCACGGCCATCTGCATGTTCTCGGAGATGTCGTCCATCGGCCGCACGATCCGGTTCTCCAGGTAGAACCGGGCCAACAGTGACCCATCGCCGGCCACGATCACGCTCTGCTCGGAGAGCTCTTCGCTGCCCAGCTCGGTCGGCAGCTCGTCGAACATCCGGCTCGCAGCGTCGGTGGTTGCACCGACGGTGGCCACAGCCGGCATCACGAAGCCTGCAGAGAGCACGCCGCCCACGCCGGCGACCATCAGGAACGCCAGGAACATGGAGATCAGCTGCGCCACGTTGACCGTGCGAGAGGTCTCTCGTGAGGGAGGTGCCATGCCCCCAGAGTACGTTGCCACGCTGACAGGTGACCCACCCCGACTTTCATTCCCGCCGATTTCGGGATATAAACCGTGGTGGTGGCTGTGGTCGCCAACGTTGACAGCAAGGGTGGGCCTCGGGGGAGGTCAAGTAGTCGTTTCGACTCGCTTTTGATTCGGTCACACCACACTCGCAGGTGGAGAGGTGGACATGAGCACCAGGTTCGACGAAGAGTGGACGCTCAAGGCCGCATGCGCGACACGATCACCGGACGAACTGTTCGTCCAGGGAGCAGCTCAACGCCAAGTACGTGAGATCTGCTTCACCTGTCCGGTGCGGCTCGAGTGTCTGGTGGATGCCCTGGACAACCGGATCCAGTTCGGGGTCTGGGGCGGGATGACCGAACGGGAGCGACGCGCGCTGTTGCGCAGCGAGCCCGAGGTGGAGGATTGGCGGTCCACGCTGGGCGACCTCGACCACGAGGAGCTCGACCAGTACATCGGGGTGCGGCGCTCCAAGGCTCGCCGACGGGTGGCCGGTGGCCGCGTCTCGTAGGATCGCGGCATGACACGCTGGGAGTACGCGACCGTACCGTTGATCATTCATGCCACGAAGCAGATCCTCGACCAATGGGGTGAGGACGGGTGGGAGCTCGTGCAGGTGGTCCCCGGCCCGGACAACAACGGGTTGGTGGCCTACCTGAAGCGGGAGAAGGAGTGAGCGCCTCCGCCCGCCTGGCCGAGTTGGGCATCGAGTTGCCCGACGTCGTCCCACCGGTCGCCTCCTACGTGCCGGCGGTGCAATTGGGCGCCCTGGTCTACACCTCCGGACAACTGCCGCTGTCCGGAGGGGCCCTAGTGCACACCGGCAAGGTCGGCGAGGGTGCGGGACTGGTCAGCGAGACGGACGCCACGGCGGCGGCCCGCGTGGCGGCGCTCAACGCCGTCGCTGCTGCCGCGTCGCTCGCCGGTGGCGTGGACCGGATCGCCCGTGTGGTCAAGGTGGTCGGCTTCGTCGCTTCCGACCCGTCGTTCACGGGCCAGCCCCGGGTGATCAACGGCGCCTCGAACCTCCTCCAGGAGATCTTCGGTGACGCGGGCGTGCACGCACGTTCCGCCGTCGGGGTGGCCGTGCTCCCGCTGGACGCCCCCGTCGAGGTGGAGCTGATCGTCGAGGTGACCACCCCATAACGCCAACGCCCGACGGCGGCCCACCGGCCGCCGTCGGGCGCTTGAGCGTGTGGTTCAGCGGGCGCGGTGGGTGAGACGGTCGATGTCCACCAGCACCACGGTGCGCCCCTGCAGCTGGATCCAGCCACGGTTGGAGAACTCGGCGAGCGCCTTGTTCACCGTCTCCCGGGTGGCTCCGACGAGCTGG
It encodes:
- a CDS encoding metallophosphoesterase; amino-acid sequence: MPSPPPLPRIALAGAGAATALGLGALGWSLLEAKAYTVRQVRVPVLPPTAPEIRVLHLSDLHLLPRQRHTIAWLRALGELEPDLVINTGDNMAHRRAMPTVLHALEPLLERPGAFVMGSNDYYAPQMKNPARYLLRDARRTDAEGPPPEDLPGRELGRAFAAAGWRDLTNRRDTLSVRGVPFALVGVDDPHLDRDRFPAADGGASGGDAVVRLGVAHAPYQRVLNAMHADGCGMIFAGHTHGGQLCVPGYGALVTNCDLDTGRASGLSEWPGAAGEPGSAWLHVSNGIGTSPFTPVRLACRPSVTLLTLTRRTDPNA
- a CDS encoding RidA family protein; this encodes MSASARLAELGIELPDVVPPVASYVPAVQLGALVYTSGQLPLSGGALVHTGKVGEGAGLVSETDATAAARVAALNAVAAAASLAGGVDRIARVVKVVGFVASDPSFTGQPRVINGASNLLQEIFGDAGVHARSAVGVAVLPLDAPVEVELIVEVTTP
- a CDS encoding penicillin-binding protein — encoded protein: MAPPSRETSRTVNVAQLISMFLAFLMVAGVGGVLSAGFVMPAVATVGATTDAASRMFDELPTELGSEELSEQSVIVAGDGSLLARFYLENRIVRPMDDISENMQMAVVAVEDRRFYDHGGVDPEGIMRAAVQNVLGLSDQGGSTLTQQYVKNVLIEAGRRAEDADAIAAATAPTIARKLREAKLAIALEQQRSKDEILEGYLNIAQFGPSQYGVEAASRYFFSHSAAELTLAEAALLAGITQNPAKWNPAVNPENAQNRRDTVLQLMLNQGKITQEEYDEAVETPVEDMLEVQNTPNGCATAGISAYFCDYVKAEILQSPEFGETQADRYQLLVRGGLRIETTIDPEMQQEAVDALTEHIPMDDPSGVSTATSTIEPGTGRILAMAQNTPYGTPSDDEPRATQVNFNTDQNRGGSQGFQTGSTFKAFVLTQWLIDGHSLSDRVDGTDNQSFPRSSWNTCLPQFVDVKAWEPNNIENAGGSQMTVLDATRQSVNTAFANMSNQLNQCDIADTVQRMGFHHATVEPGEPYTGPGYDEPYGDYSMAVVPSMALGANEVAPLTMAAAFATYASGGTYCTPIAITRVVNQDGEDLPVPDAECNQVLEPRVANAMNHALQEVASDGGTGENAVLSDRPIAGKTGTANDDSAAWFVGYVPQLATAVWAGYSEGTESMFWETINGTTREFWYGGNLAAPIWQDYMSEATDGMAVEEFEEARDREIYGERKPVPSVSGMTRVDAENALRSAGFSTYVGATAYSDSVPDGRVIGTSPGAGSQIRPGSSVGLVISDGPEPEEEETEEPDDNNGNNDDGDGDGGNDNGGDGGGGGNDDDGDDDDGDRGNNGGGNGRGNN
- a CDS encoding WhiB family transcriptional regulator, which encodes MSTRFDEEWTLKAACATRSPDELFVQGAAQRQVREICFTCPVRLECLVDALDNRIQFGVWGGMTERERRALLRSEPEVEDWRSTLGDLDHEELDQYIGVRRSKARRRVAGGRVS
- a CDS encoding DUF4177 domain-containing protein; its protein translation is MTRWEYATVPLIIHATKQILDQWGEDGWELVQVVPGPDNNGLVAYLKREKE